The genomic segment TGACCAACTGAGTTGGACCATCTATCCCGTGCGGATTTTGTTCGCCGTCAGCATGGCTTGCATGTTTTCCTGTTCGATCGTTTACGTCCAAGGAATCGTACCCGCCCACCGTCGAACGGAAGTCATCGCCAGCCTGGGAAGCAGCGGTTTCGTTGGCATGATTATCGGCCCCTTGGTGGGAGACTTGGTCTTCACCACCCTTCCCTCCGGTTGGCCGCAGTTCTCCGCTTTATTTGGGACCGCCGCCGCATTGTCGACTGCGTATTTCTTGATTGTCTACCGTCTCACTCAGAATGATCGCCATACCCAACCCCCGCAAAGCATTGCCGCCCACAAGCTATTGATTCAATACTGGCCCGGTCAAATTTTACTGATTGCCGTGGTGCTGGGAGCGGCGTTGACGATTCCCACCGTGTTTCTCACCCGCTATGCAACGCATTTGGGATTAGCAGGCATCGGCACGTTTTTCTTGGCCTACGCCGGCTGCGCATTCACCTGCCGTGTCTTAGCCGCTCGCTGGATGGAATTGATCGGGTTGCGCCGCGTGATTTTGATCGGCATGGCCGCTTTGGGCAGCGGACAACTGCTGTTGTTGCTCGTCAGTAAAGAATGGCACTTTTTGCTACCGGCCGCCGTCTGCGGCGTGGGACACGCACTGTTGTTT from the Symmachiella macrocystis genome contains:
- a CDS encoding MFS transporter, with protein sequence MNTDTTAELHPDPPATIYNRTFWTCYVSNVLLVTANALTFRFAEFVAFLGGDEATAGAIVGVGMLAAVICRFGIGQAIDHYGTRLLWRLSSVCLAISSLLFLAPDQLSWTIYPVRILFAVSMACMFSCSIVYVQGIVPAHRRTEVIASLGSSGFVGMIIGPLVGDLVFTTLPSGWPQFSALFGTAAALSTAYFLIVYRLTQNDRHTQPPQSIAAHKLLIQYWPGQILLIAVVLGAALTIPTVFLTRYATHLGLAGIGTFFLAYAGCAFTCRVLAARWMELIGLRRVILIGMAALGSGQLLLLLVSKEWHFLLPAAVCGVGHALLFPVVVSVGSGCFPLANRGTGTTLILGFTEVGIFIAAPVLGMIIDEFGFATMFTATGITTLAFGAVYFLSTEQEREVVADEQNAAAPYSTAEDPIAAPTTAAKTPCGEPVTSVCRSA